A single window of Methylobacterium nodulans ORS 2060 DNA harbors:
- a CDS encoding class I SAM-dependent methyltransferase has product MAALLHIASAAERLRIWLLSQKWFTSHLLPVLPRWLRWGLRTVYLAPIDLIDRVMGRKTGVMPPRLHNCSGAVIDFEGSGKAAIKALEEVAGLTPSSKVLDIGCGYGRLAAAMAGYLDAHGSYDGLDIIPDAIRWCEANIKNSHSNLHFQLADVYNKEYNPKGRLRADQYQLPYEDNSFDVIVLVSVFTHMVPSEFNRYVSEIARVLKPTGQCAASYALITDQSRRLMMTATSSLQFKHFMGTHWVMSKKVPELAVAFEESYVREVYAKNGLVYDFYPGYWCGQPSRWARDSGTGEQDVLVARHAST; this is encoded by the coding sequence ATGGCTGCCCTCTTGCACATTGCGTCCGCGGCGGAACGGCTTCGTATCTGGCTGCTGTCTCAAAAGTGGTTTACCAGCCATCTCCTGCCGGTGCTCCCGCGTTGGCTCCGGTGGGGCCTGCGGACGGTTTACCTCGCTCCCATCGACCTCATTGATCGAGTAATGGGACGCAAGACCGGGGTGATGCCTCCTCGGTTGCACAACTGCTCCGGCGCCGTGATCGACTTCGAGGGCAGCGGCAAGGCTGCGATCAAGGCTCTGGAAGAGGTGGCCGGGCTCACCCCCTCCTCAAAGGTGTTGGATATCGGCTGCGGCTATGGACGGCTCGCCGCCGCCATGGCTGGATACCTCGACGCCCATGGGTCCTATGATGGCCTCGACATCATTCCGGACGCGATCCGCTGGTGCGAGGCCAACATCAAGAACTCGCACAGCAACCTCCACTTCCAACTCGCGGACGTGTACAATAAGGAATACAACCCGAAGGGCAGGTTACGCGCTGATCAATACCAGCTCCCATACGAAGACAACAGCTTCGACGTCATCGTGCTCGTCTCGGTGTTCACGCATATGGTTCCGTCCGAATTCAATCGTTATGTGTCCGAGATCGCGCGAGTGCTCAAGCCCACCGGACAGTGCGCCGCGAGTTACGCGCTGATTACCGACCAATCGCGCCGGCTTATGATGACCGCAACATCATCCTTGCAGTTCAAGCACTTCATGGGTACCCACTGGGTGATGAGCAAAAAGGTGCCAGAACTCGCGGTCGCCTTCGAGGAATCCTATGTCCGGGAGGTCTACGCAAAGAATGGACTCGTTTACGACTTCTATCCGGGCTACTGGTGCGGGCAACCTTCCCGGTGGGCCAGGGACTCAGGTACCGGGGAGCAGGATGTACTGGTGGCGCGACACGCTTCGACCTGA
- a CDS encoding class I SAM-dependent methyltransferase, whose protein sequence is MIAHYELERRLADRLRAASREDRAQLYAEVYAELFGGLPDHPQKHANAEVRAKTIAGQVSQLKTLLTQESVYLEVGCGTAAVPFALASSAKEVLGLDVTDVLIDYTFAPANFRFVRTSGVKVPLPDASIDLAHSDQLMEHLHVEDAEAQLAEIYRVLKPGGRYIMTTPSHITGPHDISVYFDDVATGFHMREYDYGSIEAMLRQAGFRRMQFPIVVRGRWLVTVPYPLLCGLERVVERLPSRLRQHPISHLVMGIVAVATK, encoded by the coding sequence TTGATCGCGCATTACGAACTTGAACGCAGGCTGGCCGACCGGCTGCGAGCCGCCTCGCGCGAGGATCGTGCTCAGCTCTATGCGGAAGTTTATGCCGAGCTGTTCGGCGGCCTCCCGGACCACCCTCAGAAACACGCCAATGCCGAGGTTCGAGCCAAAACTATAGCTGGGCAAGTGAGCCAGCTCAAGACACTCCTGACGCAGGAGTCGGTGTATCTCGAAGTGGGCTGCGGCACGGCTGCAGTGCCCTTCGCGCTGGCTTCCTCTGCCAAGGAGGTGCTCGGGCTTGATGTCACCGATGTCCTGATCGATTACACCTTCGCGCCTGCGAACTTCCGCTTTGTCAGGACCAGCGGGGTCAAGGTCCCATTGCCCGATGCATCGATCGATCTCGCGCATTCGGATCAGCTCATGGAGCATCTGCATGTCGAGGATGCTGAGGCGCAGCTCGCCGAGATCTACCGGGTTCTGAAGCCCGGCGGGCGCTACATCATGACGACACCGAGTCACATCACCGGCCCGCACGACATCTCGGTCTATTTCGACGACGTGGCGACCGGCTTCCACATGCGGGAATACGATTACGGGTCGATCGAAGCGATGCTGCGCCAAGCTGGGTTCCGGCGCATGCAGTTCCCGATCGTCGTGCGGGGACGCTGGCTGGTAACCGTGCCCTATCCCCTGTTGTGCGGCCTGGAGCGGGTGGTGGAACGGCTCCCGTCCCGGCTGCGCCAGCACCCGATTTCGCACCTGGTCATGGGCATTGTCGCGGTGGCGACGAAGTAG
- a CDS encoding acyltransferase family protein: MKCYRPQLDGLRAIAIGLVGIEHYGGPLVHEHFPISAGAVGVHLFFVLSGFLITRNLLLRLDGHSPGDVIRRFFIGRAARLAPAYYLALLVLFALGAPKVSDHIFWHLTYMSNYLAATGGPLLVFWSLAVEEQFYLMLPLLLFLYNWNAVRVATGLIVVGFLSRSLVLATPIDPWSFELSILGKFEILGTGVLIGALSYQASQQGNRFLFGPALVALAVACFVFQGVAWYLWGNGVVRHLTFPLTTGIFFAMLVLRADADLPGLLAFFSGFAFVRFVGKISYGIYLTHAFFPEIFTSTLYVHHFGPAPLWVQGLGSIALSLLVPTLSWYLIEHPFLRFKERVLDGRAALRSLAAPVSRAAP, from the coding sequence GTGAAGTGTTATCGACCTCAACTGGACGGCCTGCGGGCGATCGCGATCGGGCTGGTGGGGATCGAGCATTACGGCGGGCCGCTCGTGCACGAGCATTTCCCGATCAGTGCGGGTGCGGTGGGGGTCCACCTCTTTTTCGTCCTAAGCGGCTTTCTGATCACCCGCAACCTGCTGCTGCGGCTCGATGGACACTCGCCCGGTGACGTCATCCGGCGCTTCTTCATCGGCCGCGCGGCGCGTCTCGCGCCGGCCTATTACTTGGCTCTTCTCGTGCTCTTCGCGCTCGGGGCGCCGAAGGTCTCCGACCATATCTTCTGGCACCTGACCTACATGAGCAATTATCTGGCCGCGACTGGCGGCCCGTTGCTGGTGTTCTGGTCCCTGGCGGTCGAGGAGCAGTTCTACCTGATGCTGCCGCTGCTGCTGTTCCTGTACAACTGGAACGCCGTGCGGGTGGCGACGGGGCTGATTGTCGTCGGGTTCCTGTCGCGCAGCTTGGTTCTGGCCACCCCAATCGACCCCTGGTCATTCGAGCTGTCGATCCTCGGCAAGTTCGAGATCCTCGGGACGGGGGTTCTGATTGGCGCCTTGTCGTACCAGGCTTCCCAGCAGGGGAACCGGTTTTTGTTCGGCCCCGCCCTCGTGGCGCTCGCGGTCGCCTGCTTCGTCTTCCAGGGCGTCGCTTGGTACCTGTGGGGCAACGGCGTGGTGCGCCATCTCACCTTCCCCCTGACCACCGGCATCTTCTTCGCGATGCTGGTGCTGCGGGCCGATGCCGACCTGCCCGGGCTTTTGGCCTTCTTCAGCGGCTTCGCCTTCGTGCGCTTCGTCGGCAAGATTTCGTACGGCATCTATCTGACGCATGCGTTCTTCCCGGAGATTTTCACCTCGACGCTTTACGTGCACCATTTCGGACCCGCCCCGCTCTGGGTGCAGGGGCTCGGCTCGATCGCCTTGAGCCTGCTTGTTCCGACGCTGTCCTGGTATCTGATCGAGCACCCGTTCCTGCGCTTCAAGGAGCGGGTGCTGGACGGGCGAGCCGCCCTGCGCTCGCTTGCTGCCCCGGTGAGCCGAGCCGCGCCGTGA
- a CDS encoding lipopolysaccharide biosynthesis protein, which yields MFVGFTESIGRLFRPFRKSTTLVQNSGAMAIGSMVTAVLGFAYWWLAARLFPPEVVGTATALLSIMGLLGLLGEAGLGTLLMGEIARHPSRMPGLVAAACSVGGLMSICLASLYLITAYLLMGSERLIHGWTSGIVFVLGTGLSGLSILTDQAFIGMLRTTSGMIRQTLFAIFKLGFLLLAISTPSALTILLSWAAGMFVSWIGLDLIVRGEARRLLVQPDFRLLYHLRSKAWAHYCLDVALQAPSIGMPYLVLVLLSPTINAPFAAIWMLVSVVNIIPAALATVLFPAVRADPGQSRHQVGLSLALSSVFSLGCGVLLYFATETLLGLFNPAYPALAGTGLDWLGFSLIGWTMKMHACTIARLSDSMAKVSRWFALGGLLEVGAAALGAQYGALHGLVAGWTAAITVVGAVVLARSVVVARAKRSSPGLGDGACPTRA from the coding sequence GTGTTCGTAGGCTTCACCGAATCGATTGGCCGCTTGTTTCGACCATTTCGCAAGAGCACGACGCTCGTCCAGAATTCGGGCGCGATGGCGATCGGCTCGATGGTGACGGCCGTCCTCGGCTTTGCCTATTGGTGGCTCGCCGCGCGGCTCTTCCCGCCGGAAGTGGTCGGAACGGCAACGGCTCTGCTGTCGATCATGGGGCTTCTCGGGCTTCTCGGCGAGGCGGGTCTTGGCACCCTCCTGATGGGCGAGATCGCCCGCCATCCAAGTCGGATGCCCGGGCTGGTGGCCGCGGCGTGTTCGGTTGGCGGGTTGATGTCGATCTGCTTGGCCTCGCTGTACCTGATCACCGCCTATCTCCTGATGGGGTCTGAACGGCTCATCCATGGCTGGACCAGCGGCATCGTCTTCGTCTTGGGTACGGGTTTGAGCGGGCTCTCGATTCTCACCGATCAAGCGTTCATCGGCATGCTGCGCACGACCAGCGGTATGATCCGGCAGACGCTGTTCGCAATTTTTAAGCTCGGTTTCCTCCTGCTGGCGATCAGCACACCGAGCGCCTTGACCATTCTCCTGAGCTGGGCGGCCGGCATGTTCGTCTCTTGGATCGGGCTCGACCTCATCGTCCGAGGGGAGGCGCGCCGGCTCCTGGTCCAGCCCGACTTTCGATTGCTCTACCACCTGCGCTCCAAGGCGTGGGCGCATTACTGTCTCGACGTCGCCCTGCAGGCTCCAAGCATCGGGATGCCGTACCTCGTTCTGGTGCTTCTCTCGCCGACCATCAACGCCCCGTTCGCGGCAATCTGGATGCTCGTGTCGGTCGTGAACATCATTCCGGCCGCCCTCGCGACGGTACTGTTCCCCGCAGTCCGCGCCGATCCGGGGCAGAGCCGGCATCAAGTGGGATTGTCGCTGGCCCTGTCTTCCGTCTTCTCGCTCGGGTGCGGCGTGCTCCTTTATTTTGCCACCGAGACTCTGCTCGGGTTGTTCAATCCCGCTTACCCGGCACTTGCCGGCACGGGCTTGGACTGGCTCGGCTTCAGCCTGATCGGCTGGACCATGAAGATGCATGCCTGCACGATCGCACGCCTGAGTGACAGCATGGCCAAGGTGTCCCGCTGGTTCGCTCTGGGTGGCCTCCTGGAGGTCGGCGCCGCTGCGCTGGGCGCCCAGTATGGCGCCCTTCACGGATTGGTGGCGGGATGGACGGCGGCCATCACAGTCGTGGGGGCGGTCGTGCTGGCGCGCAGTGTCGTGGTGGCACGGGCCAAGAGATCCTCCCCGGGCTTGGGCGACGGGGCGTGCCCGACTCGGGCGTAG
- a CDS encoding glycosyltransferase family 4 protein, whose translation MRVLLLTQFYPPIIGGEERHVRNLGAALAARGHHVSVGTQAAPGACETEMDGAVRVHRLRGTLQRLTGLHADSVRPHAPPFPDPELTLGLQRLITLEQPDIVHAHNWLYASYLPLKRRCGPRLVVTLHDYSLVCPKKNYMHWGTHLCEGPGLPKCLPCATKHYGAAKASLTTLGTFATKHAARRTVDYFIPVSWAVARHSRLCEDSAPFEVIPNFVPDNVGVLGPEDSSLAGLPREPFILFVGDMMRLKGIEVLLDAYGCLPDAPPLVLIGRSFPETPDRFPSNVYVFNSWPHGAIMHAWKRSLFGVLPSTGPEACATVIMEAMASGKAVVASDIGGMPDLIDHGETGLLVPPGDAAALAGAMRRLIDEPALRARMETLSLVRVKRLMADAVVTRIEQVYEDVLHNRLPATAGESLCS comes from the coding sequence GTGCGCGTCTTGCTGCTCACCCAATTCTATCCGCCGATTATCGGCGGCGAGGAGCGGCACGTGCGCAATCTCGGCGCCGCCCTGGCCGCGCGCGGGCATCATGTCAGCGTGGGGACCCAGGCCGCACCCGGCGCCTGCGAGACCGAAATGGATGGGGCCGTGCGGGTGCATCGTCTGCGGGGCACACTCCAGCGCCTGACAGGCTTGCACGCCGACTCCGTGCGACCGCACGCGCCGCCTTTCCCGGATCCGGAACTGACCCTCGGCTTGCAGCGCCTGATCACGCTGGAGCAGCCCGACATCGTTCACGCCCACAACTGGCTCTACGCCTCCTATCTGCCGCTCAAGCGCCGTTGTGGCCCCCGCCTCGTGGTGACGCTCCATGATTACAGCCTCGTCTGTCCCAAGAAAAACTACATGCACTGGGGTACGCACCTCTGTGAAGGCCCGGGCCTCCCCAAGTGCCTGCCCTGCGCAACCAAGCATTACGGTGCCGCCAAGGCTTCGCTGACCACGCTCGGGACCTTCGCAACCAAGCACGCGGCGCGGCGCACTGTCGACTACTTCATTCCGGTCAGCTGGGCGGTGGCTCGTCATTCCCGGCTCTGCGAAGATTCTGCACCCTTCGAGGTCATTCCCAACTTCGTGCCGGACAATGTCGGGGTGCTTGGCCCGGAGGATTCCAGCCTCGCCGGGTTGCCGCGCGAGCCGTTCATCCTGTTCGTCGGCGACATGATGCGGCTCAAGGGCATCGAGGTTTTGCTCGATGCTTATGGCTGCTTGCCGGACGCCCCGCCGCTGGTGCTGATCGGACGCAGTTTCCCGGAGACCCCGGACAGATTTCCGTCGAACGTTTACGTATTCAATTCCTGGCCGCACGGGGCCATCATGCATGCCTGGAAGCGCTCCCTCTTCGGCGTGTTGCCCTCGACGGGGCCTGAGGCCTGTGCCACGGTGATCATGGAGGCCATGGCGTCCGGCAAGGCCGTGGTGGCGAGCGACATCGGCGGCATGCCGGACCTGATCGACCATGGCGAGACCGGGCTTCTGGTGCCCCCCGGTGACGCGGCGGCCCTGGCCGGGGCTATGCGGCGGCTAATCGACGAACCAGCGTTGCGGGCCAGAATGGAGACGTTGAGTCTCGTGCGAGTGAAGCGGCTCATGGCCGATGCCGTTGTGACCCGGATCGAACAGGTCTACGAGGACGTTCTTCACAATCGCCTGCCCGCGACCGCAGGAGAATCCCTGTGTTCGTAG
- a CDS encoding glycosyltransferase family 4 protein, which produces MRILMVSARYYPFMGGIETHIHEVGPRLAALGHSVDALTTDPSGTLPHEELVKGMRVRRVRAWPKHRDYHFAPGVMTEILRGSWDIIHFQGWHTFVAPLGLLAAVKRDLPFVLTFHSGGHSSRLRNAVRSLQRALLKPLIARADRLIGVSEFEADFFSSTMGIPRDRFAVVPNGTSTLTPSPGVRVDPNLIISVGRLERYKGHHRVIEAMPELLRRVPGARLKILGAGPYEAELKAARHQLCLTDVVTIEAIPGAERQRLADTVASAGLLVLLSEYEAHPVAVIEALSLGRPALVSDTSGTRELAQKGLCRAIPLDATPVAIADALAEELRTPRSVPAETLPNWDDCAQALLDVYHSVTSRPVRRPNSSQPVTIKPVG; this is translated from the coding sequence ATGCGCATTCTGATGGTGTCTGCGCGCTACTACCCGTTCATGGGCGGGATCGAGACTCATATTCATGAGGTGGGACCCCGGTTGGCCGCGCTCGGTCATTCGGTCGACGCTTTAACCACCGATCCGAGCGGCACTCTCCCCCACGAAGAACTCGTCAAGGGCATGCGCGTCCGGCGGGTCCGGGCATGGCCGAAGCACCGGGACTATCACTTCGCCCCCGGGGTCATGACCGAGATCCTCCGCGGGAGCTGGGACATCATCCATTTCCAGGGCTGGCACACCTTCGTGGCCCCGCTCGGGCTTTTGGCGGCCGTGAAGCGCGATCTCCCGTTCGTGCTGACCTTCCACAGCGGCGGCCATTCCTCGAGGCTCCGGAACGCCGTGCGCAGCTTGCAGAGAGCGCTCCTGAAGCCCCTGATCGCCCGGGCCGACCGGCTGATCGGCGTGTCCGAATTCGAGGCCGATTTCTTTTCCAGCACGATGGGGATCCCGCGCGATCGCTTCGCGGTCGTGCCGAACGGCACCTCGACACTCACCCCCAGCCCGGGCGTCCGCGTCGACCCGAACCTGATCATCTCGGTCGGCCGGCTGGAGCGCTACAAGGGGCATCACAGGGTCATTGAGGCGATGCCTGAACTGCTGCGCCGGGTCCCCGGAGCGCGGCTCAAGATCCTCGGTGCCGGCCCTTATGAGGCGGAACTGAAGGCGGCTCGGCACCAGCTCTGTCTTACGGACGTGGTCACCATCGAGGCCATCCCCGGCGCGGAGCGCCAGCGCCTCGCGGACACCGTGGCGAGCGCCGGCCTTTTAGTGCTGCTGAGCGAGTACGAGGCCCACCCAGTCGCCGTGATCGAGGCCCTGTCTCTCGGCCGTCCGGCCCTGGTCAGCGACACCTCGGGCACGCGCGAGCTGGCCCAGAAGGGCCTTTGCCGAGCGATTCCCCTCGATGCCACCCCGGTCGCGATCGCCGACGCTCTGGCCGAGGAGCTGCGGACGCCGCGATCCGTTCCGGCTGAGACGCTGCCGAATTGGGACGATTGTGCACAGGCGCTCCTGGACGTTTATCACTCTGTCACGAGCCGACCTGTCCGCAGGCCGAATTCCTCACAGCCGGTTACTATAAAGCCCGTAGGCTAG
- a CDS encoding glycosyltransferase family 2 protein: MIPTLNEAKNLPWLLPRVPAWAHEIIIVDGRSTDGTVEIARKLRDVKVVMETRSGKGAALNAGFGAATGDIIVMLDADGSMAPEESILFVGALMAGADVAKGSRFVQSAGTDDMSYFRMFGNWGLTQIVRLLYGGAWTDLCYGYMAFWTKHVPTLNCDCDGFEIETLINVRAMKARLRIVEVPSFEASRIVGLSNLRAIPDGWRVLKTIVRERLVPRKSEIAYGHP, encoded by the coding sequence GTGATCCCGACCCTCAACGAGGCCAAGAACCTGCCCTGGCTGCTGCCCCGTGTTCCGGCCTGGGCGCATGAGATCATCATCGTGGACGGCCGCTCGACGGATGGAACGGTCGAGATTGCTCGCAAGTTGCGGGACGTGAAGGTGGTGATGGAAACCCGGAGCGGCAAAGGCGCCGCGCTCAATGCCGGATTCGGGGCGGCAACCGGCGACATCATCGTCATGCTGGATGCTGACGGCTCCATGGCGCCGGAAGAGTCGATCCTATTCGTCGGTGCGCTGATGGCCGGAGCCGATGTGGCTAAGGGCTCGCGCTTCGTGCAGAGCGCCGGCACGGACGACATGTCGTATTTCCGGATGTTCGGCAATTGGGGGCTCACCCAGATCGTGCGCCTGCTCTACGGCGGGGCCTGGACCGATCTGTGCTACGGCTACATGGCCTTCTGGACCAAGCACGTTCCGACCCTCAACTGCGATTGCGACGGCTTCGAGATCGAGACCCTGATCAACGTGCGGGCTATGAAGGCCCGGCTGCGCATCGTCGAGGTGCCGAGCTTCGAGGCTAGCCGCATCGTTGGTCTCAGCAACCTGCGGGCCATCCCGGATGGCTGGCGCGTGCTCAAGACCATTGTGCGTGAGCGGCTGGTTCCGCGAAAATCTGAAATCGCTTACGGTCACCCGTAG
- a CDS encoding FAD-dependent oxidoreductase, whose amino-acid sequence MMTRNSSALDVAIVGAGPYGLSLAAHLREQGVEFRIFGEPMGLWKDNMPKNMLLKSCPQFSNIADPEDEFTIKSYCAEQSVPYHNELIPLPLERFVQYGDAFHVRYVPMLERKRLVSVELATTRWRAHFDDGETVEARRLVLAIGLRPFRHLPEQALHLSAEVASHSSDYGPLASLDGKEVVIVGSGASATDLAALIHERGARVTLVMRQNEIRFAGRPRQRSLLERMLTPRAGIGSGWTIAACSAFPELIHALPAAQRLRLANTPALGPAGGAFMHDRVLGKVPVVFGRSLERAEERNGKVELYLNGPSGRQVVAADHVIFATGYKTDIARFDVLPASLVGRMATVECAPQLSSHYETSLPGLHVIGPAAANSFGPVCRFVYGTRYPARHLARYLPRILARRSVIAPKLQPLSETVLQQ is encoded by the coding sequence ATGATGACACGGAACAGCAGTGCTCTGGACGTGGCAATCGTCGGGGCTGGACCTTACGGCTTGTCGCTTGCAGCGCATCTGCGCGAACAAGGCGTTGAATTCAGGATTTTTGGCGAGCCCATGGGCTTGTGGAAAGACAACATGCCGAAAAACATGTTGCTGAAATCTTGCCCCCAATTCTCTAACATCGCCGACCCCGAGGACGAGTTTACCATCAAGAGCTACTGTGCCGAGCAGAGCGTTCCCTACCATAACGAACTGATTCCGCTGCCGCTCGAACGCTTCGTGCAGTACGGCGACGCATTTCATGTCCGTTATGTTCCCATGCTCGAGCGCAAACGTCTGGTCTCAGTCGAGCTCGCTACGACGCGCTGGCGCGCGCATTTCGATGACGGCGAGACAGTGGAAGCGCGTCGCCTCGTGCTGGCGATCGGCTTGCGCCCCTTCCGGCACCTTCCGGAGCAGGCCCTGCACCTATCGGCCGAGGTCGCCTCCCACAGTAGCGATTACGGCCCGCTGGCCTCGCTCGACGGCAAGGAGGTGGTGATTGTGGGCTCCGGCGCCTCGGCGACGGACCTCGCTGCCCTGATCCACGAGCGCGGAGCACGGGTCACCTTGGTGATGCGTCAGAATGAGATCAGGTTCGCAGGTCGGCCCCGACAGCGCTCTCTGCTGGAGCGGATGTTGACGCCCCGGGCCGGGATTGGCTCAGGTTGGACCATAGCGGCCTGCTCGGCCTTTCCAGAGTTGATCCATGCGCTCCCAGCGGCGCAGCGCCTGCGGCTGGCCAATACGCCGGCTCTCGGCCCGGCCGGCGGCGCCTTCATGCACGATCGCGTCTTGGGCAAGGTCCCGGTGGTGTTCGGCCGCTCCCTGGAGAGGGCGGAAGAACGCAACGGCAAGGTGGAGCTGTACCTCAACGGGCCTTCGGGGCGGCAGGTCGTTGCGGCCGATCACGTGATCTTTGCCACCGGGTACAAGACCGATATCGCCCGGTTCGACGTGCTTCCGGCGAGCCTAGTGGGTCGCATGGCGACGGTCGAGTGCGCACCTCAGCTCTCGTCGCATTACGAGACCTCGCTGCCCGGGCTGCACGTGATCGGTCCTGCTGCCGCCAATAGCTTCGGCCCCGTTTGCCGCTTCGTTTACGGAACCCGGTACCCGGCCCGGCATCTCGCCCGGTATTTGCCGCGCATCTTGGCGCGGCGGTCGGTAATCGCTCCTAAGCTTCAACCTCTGAGCGAGACGGTTTTGCAACAATGA
- a CDS encoding class I SAM-dependent methyltransferase — translation MPSSLAAIKNERFAVDPRQPAYLHPGGSTAVGSNVEYRLGKLKETGVLKGVWLDYGCADGGYTAALTRYGAEKAVGVDPDRDRIEMAKAKGASDTVSFAWYDGQELPFEAESFNGVFLNEVLEHVLDEPATLAEIRRVLRPGGHLAVMSPNRWFPFEGHGMRVMGRDLGFPIPFLPWLPSRLAMRFMSARNYWPYELRNVVARSGLEIVSVSYVLPVFEVYPWLPQGLIRLYRRLMPVIERAPGLRKFGVSTFVLARRPV, via the coding sequence ATGCCCTCCAGCCTCGCGGCCATCAAGAACGAGCGCTTTGCCGTCGATCCGCGCCAGCCTGCCTATCTGCATCCCGGGGGCTCGACGGCGGTCGGCAGCAACGTCGAGTACCGCTTGGGCAAGCTGAAAGAGACCGGCGTCCTCAAGGGCGTGTGGCTCGATTACGGCTGTGCCGATGGAGGCTACACGGCTGCCCTTACCCGCTATGGCGCCGAGAAGGCGGTCGGGGTCGACCCTGACCGGGATCGGATCGAAATGGCCAAGGCGAAGGGCGCCTCTGACACCGTGAGCTTCGCGTGGTACGACGGCCAAGAACTGCCGTTCGAAGCCGAATCGTTTAACGGCGTGTTCCTCAATGAAGTCTTGGAGCACGTGCTCGATGAACCCGCCACTTTGGCCGAAATCCGGCGTGTCCTGCGTCCCGGCGGGCACCTAGCCGTCATGAGCCCCAATCGCTGGTTCCCGTTTGAAGGCCACGGCATGCGTGTGATGGGCCGGGATCTGGGCTTCCCGATCCCGTTCCTGCCGTGGCTTCCGAGCCGGCTTGCTATGCGCTTCATGTCGGCGCGGAACTACTGGCCCTATGAACTGAGGAACGTGGTGGCGAGGTCTGGTCTGGAAATCGTCTCAGTCAGCTATGTCCTGCCTGTGTTCGAGGTCTATCCCTGGCTGCCGCAAGGCCTGATTCGGCTGTATCGGCGCCTAATGCCGGTAATCGAGCGCGCCCCAGGTTTGCGCAAGTTCGGTGTTTCCACCTTCGTCCTGGCTCGACGACCCGTTTAG